The Cucurbita pepo subsp. pepo cultivar mu-cu-16 chromosome LG15, ASM280686v2, whole genome shotgun sequence genome contains the following window.
GATGAAAGAAGGGGGAGTTAGATTCAAATAGGATAGTAAGAAAACCCTCCATCTTACAGAAAGCCTCAGTGATAGGATCATACTAAAATCCCAAACCACCAGCTTTCTCCTTTAGTTAGACCACTTTATTAAAAGCAGGGAAAGAAAAGTGTTTAAAATTGATGTGTCTCATTATGTTGTgaagaaatttcaaacattgtttgctcttttttcccctttgtcAAAGTGAAGTGTTGTGTATCTCTGGCTGGTGGGGTGAGATCCAATGCAAGAAGGGCCAATATTGAGCTTTTGGGAGAATAAATTAAGAGCTATATTATTCCTTCTTCTATTTGTTGCTCACCTTTATTCATATGATTATGAGGCGTTTAAGAAGATCATTAGCACTTAAATTGTGATTtagctttaattttgttattgtgtaaaattaaagtttgttCCTGGAGGCTCGTGGGATGTTCTATCATTCAGGTAGAAGATCCTCATTCACAGAATGGGAATTATgcttctttcaaattttgataaagTAGAGATGTCTATCAGGTGGGACGGGAAAGCTTTCTATGTCTCCGTCTTTGCTATCTTCTTTAATCTCATTCTTGCAAAATtttctgtaattattttttattatttttatgaagaTTTTTTTACTGAAAATTCGTGGGTATGTTCTTTTTAGTggataatttctattttttaatataatttcggatgaaatatataatatatgttacTTTTGTGTCTTggtttttgatattttatatataatgtgGGGGTGGGAATGGAGAATATAATCTTCGTTATTGACTCTGTTCAACTAATGGAAAAAAATCTCCTCGCTCActctttttccatttaaatgaGGATTCCATGTTCTGTTTAAGGTAGATCTCACGGGATAAATAAACATCTCTACTTCTCTGTGGGGACCTGACTCAAGAGTTAAATGGACATCATTGTCTTCTGATAGAGCTCCAGATTAAATGGATATATTTATCTTTACCAGAAAAGAATGCaccttttttattcttctaaatttctttagaagaaaataaaataagttttttccCCTCTTAATTTGAAACTAGTTTGCGTCTTTGAACCGATAACCATCTTTCGGCTAACCTACCTCCTCCGTCCCTCGGGACCAACAAGGGGTAGTACAGGAATATTCACCTGTTGTCCATCGACTACGCCTTTCGGCCTGATCTTAGGCCCTGACTCACCCTCCGTGGACGAACCTTGCGGAGGAACNCCTGATCTTAGGTCCTGACTCACCCTCCGTGGATGAACCTTGCGGAGGAACCCCTAGGTTTTTGGGGCATTGGATTCTCACCAATGTTTGCGGTACTCAAGCCGACATCCTTGCTTTCACCTCGTCCACCACTGCTGGCGCGGGTGCTTCCCTCTAAGGCGGAACGCCCTCCtaatacatttatatatatatatggatgaAAGAAAGATAATTTTTGGATATAACAAAGTTTCGATTTCACTTATGGTGTGGAATTATTGGGAAggaattatttataaatttaaaaaaaagaaatcgatgaaatttcaatatttgaaGGTAGAGATAAGGTTGAAAAAAtgtgtaatttaatttttataaagtttatacCCTGACTTTATAGAGCGTGTGACACCCATTATCTTAAAATtctcttttcaatttcatatgATTGAATCCCTTTATTCCCAACTCTTTTcatataaatacattaaattaaatgtcttaattttaataatcatgATTAATCCTCAATTAATTATAATCCCACTAACTTTCATTGATTATggtatcattttattttaaaattggcctctccactaaattaaaataacttcATATAAAGTCATCAAACTTTATAcacatattataaatattttaaatattcttaagaGACAGTTGGGCGGATGAgattaaattcttaattattcattaaGTGCGTATGAAAAAGTAGATATTCATATCAATATTTAAACAACAAGTGCAATTTTAACTACCTTCTTTGaatctatttcaattaaaCCAATTTCCCcacatttatttgtttttattcttaCTCCTACGTGGCAAGGGCGTTTAGTTTCGAAgtgtctcgtgtctaccccttcggggaagtgcctgggacatcacaatccacatCCCTTTagagtccaacgtcctcgttggcactcttttcttccttcaatcgatatgggacctccgccaaatccaccccatttgagccccagcgtccttactggcacatcgcctcgtgtttACCCCTTCGAGGAAGGgcctcctcactgacacatagtctggtgtctggctttgataccatttgtaacactctacgctcaccgctaacagatattgtcttctttgggctgtCCCTTTTAgggttcccctcaaagctttaaaacgcatctactacgaaaaggtttccacactcggTGTTCTtgtctcctccccaaccaatatgggacatcacagttgttcacaattattttttatttatttattctctgaCCACTCTTAACAATGAACTTTATCTATTTtgaaagtaatttttattaaaaatagaaatttgaataaataatctaaacccaaaaattttaaagttgagttcattaattttggttgaaaaaaaattaacaactcGAGTAATTGTGTCAAGTCTAAAATATGTCTCAACCCGACTCAACTAACCCCAACCTACAAACACCTCGAAAGCTGAACTGTTACACTGTACTTTTCAGTTAAGCTATTATTACGGAGCGAAGAATCAAATCATTGACTTTGTAAACGATAACGGATAGATTTATTTACAAAGTTACCCTCAATACGAGAGATTagatagacttgaattgggattttcttaatccaaaaaataatttagagttaaaaaaaaaaaagtaataaaaataataataataataaagttgtAAAATAGTGAGGTGGATGTGGATGACTTTTGACCGAGGGAGACTAATAGGGAAAAGAGTCAACTATTGTGGTCCCAGTGGGACCCACTTCCCTGTCAGCCGCAGGACATGTCTCTCCTCCCATGATTGCATCAGGTCGAATCTTTGCCCCTAatcccatttttattttcttttttatttttattttttatgcatatctaatctaatctaaatatactttatatatatatatatatatatatatatatataagtaaattctaatttttttttatttttttaaaaccacatgttttattttaaatatctcgtaatattaaaattttatataaataaataactcaaattatttcatggttaatattataattttttaaattatatataaataattttaagatttaaatatttataagatcaattataaaataataaagtttaagataattctaaattttaggATAAGGATTTATAGTTGAAAAATTATGTGCATGGTGAGTGCAAGTTTGGCAACTCCAAAATGCGGCTCtaaaccaataataataataataataataaataaataaatacgtgTAAATAGTACAaagacaaatttgaaattaaaatatttataaaaaaaaatctctctctagaacGTCAAATTAGTAGCATTTGAGTGATAAATAATCCAATACTCACTTTTATAAATCCAAAAGATTCAGATTGCCGGTTGACATTTTTGTGGTTGGTCAACTCAACCCGTCTGAAAACATGACTACAACTCAACTCGAACCGTAAGATTATtacgaaaattaaaaaaatttaacgtTTCTAATCCATGTTAGTATGCCGACttttgaatgtttgatatttaaattttacaatattttaattactaatgtaatatttttttaaataattaaaaaaaattacccaaGTCTAATCCAACTCAGTCAAGTGATTAAGTTGGGTTGTACGGTGACCTGTGTTCGAGTTGCTCGAATAAACAATTCAACCAACCCGAGATTTTGAGTTCatcgaaaatatttttttcaactcaTCCCGTGTAAACCCgcttaagaaaaaaaaaaaccttttcttttcctctctctcaaaCTATTTAAATAAGTAAGGtgggaaaagaagaaaaaaaaggtaggAGTTGGGGTGTGGCTTGTTCAAGGAGTTGGGTTCTCTTCTCCAAGCgagacaaaagcaaaagcaaaagcaaaaacaaaaacaaaaacaaaaacaaaaacaaatcatgGAAGTTTTAGTTTAGGGTTTCAGAAACTTACACgctctgtttttctctcttcttatgatttcttcttccatttcaacTGTTTTGATGCTTCCTTTCTGGGTTTTTGTTGTATAGTTCTAAGCTTTCTTGGGCttattttgattcattttcttgtGTTCTAAACCtctgtgttttgttcttcaaatggAAGAGCTTGAAGAAGCTAACAGAGCCGCCATAGATAGCTGTCATGGAgttttgaatcttttagcTCACCCTTCTCCTCAAGAACAAGGTGAGCTGAGGAAGAATTTAATGGTGGAAACTGGAGAGGCTGTTTTTAAGCTCAAGAAAGTGGTATCTCTTTTGAATTCTGGGTTTGGTTATGCAAAAGTTAGAAGATTCAAGAACATTCCTCTGCCTTTACCCCAAAAATTTCTCTTAGATCCTCCAAACAATGGTTTGAATGGTaaaatttctgtttttttggGAAACCCAGATTTGGAAATGGATCAAAATCATAAGAATTCCCtcaaaattcataaacaagCTGCTCCATCTTTGAACTTTAGCTTCCCccagcaacagcagcagcagaggAAGCAAGCAGAGATGATGTTTCTTAGGAGTAACAGTGGAATGAATATGAATTTTGATGCTTCTAAGTGCACATTGACAATGTCATCTGCTAGATCTTTTATTTCTTCGTTGAGTATGGACGGGAGCGTTGCGGACGGGAGCTCGTTCCATTTGATCGGACCGTCGTCGACGATGTCGGGCGATAACAAGAGGAGGTTTTCTGGAAGGGGAGATGAAGGGAGCTTGAAATGTGGTAGCACTGGCAAGTGCCATTGCTCAAAGAAGAGGTTGGATTGATATCCATCTTGTTGGGTGTTGATATCCCTTTGGTTTACTGATAATTTGGGTTGGTTTTTGTAGGAAACATCGAGTGAAGAGATCAATTAAGGTTCCTGCTATAAGTAACAAACTTGCTGATATCCCTTCTGATGATTATTCATGGAGGAAATATGGGCAGAAGCCAATTAAGGGTTCTCCTCATCCCAGGTATGACTAAACCTCGGGTCGGTCGTAactgatattgtccacttcgtGCATAACTCTAGCCTTTTGACTCTGATAATGACCTCACTGGCGTGTTtacttgtgagatcccacatcggttggagggggAACGAAGGATTCcttagaagggtgtgaaaatctctccccaaCAAACGCGAtagtgatatgtaatgggccaaaacggacaatatctgctagcagtgggcttgacaaatggtatcagagtcggacaccggatggtgtgccagcaagaacgctgggctccaaggggtggattgtcaaatcccacatcggttagagaggggaacaaaacatttcttataagggtgtggaaacctctcaccaACTgaccgttttaaaactatgaggctgatggtgatacgtaacgggtcacaacggataatatctgctagcggtgggcttggactgttacaaatggtattagagtcagatatcgggtggtgtgccagtgagggcGCTGGGCACccaaggagtggattgtgagatcccatatcggttggaggggggaacaaaacattcattataagggtgtgggaacctcttcctaacagacgcgttttataaatgtaagattgacggcgatacgtaacgggccaaagtggacaatatttgctaacggtgggtttgggttgttacaaaatggtatcagagctagatattGGGAGGTGTGCCAGCgtggacgctgggccccaaaggggtggattgtgagatctcatataggttggagaagggaacaaagcattcgttgtaagagtgtggaaacctttccctagcatacgcgttttaaaactatgagggtgacggcaatacgtaacagatcaaaacagataatatctgctagaggtgaGCTATAAGAAGCTTATAATGACTTCTACTTCCAATGACCCTTGTTAAAGAGCGTCTGTTTGCTAAATCATTAGAACAAGATGTTCTTATAACAGGATCATTcccaagaaaaatgaaaagaaaagggtccAAGTTTTTGTGATTTTTCGACAACTCGAAGAACGAAAACTTCGGGCGATCATCAAAACGAATGGATGCctgtttcttttccattttcgtCTCGTTGGATCATTTCGAACTCGAAAAATTGAGGATTTGAGAGAGGGAAAGTGTTGATGATTGAGGAAGTTTGTAAAATGAGTTTGCTTTTGTTGTAAAATGTGTGCAGGGGTTACTACAAATGCAGCAGCATGAGAGGTTGTCCAGCGAGAAAGCACGTCGAGCGATGCTTAGAAGACCCGTCGATGCTTATCGTAACGTACGAAGGAGAGCATAATCACCCGAAAATGTCGACGCAATCTGCACACACTTAGCCTACAACAAGCTCAAATTAAGCAGGATTGGAgcctccatttttgttttgtattaatCAAAACTTAGTTTGGGATTGGTGTTGGTGCTTCTTTTGTACATACTTTTGGCCTCAACATTTGAACCAAGCTCTTCAATTTGGAGACTTTCCTTTCCAAATCATAAAGGGAACAAATTTAATCCGACATTTGTGAGaatagtccaagtccactacaaacagatattgtccgctttagcccgttaggTATTAccgtcagcttcacgattttaaaacgtgttttttatggagagatttccatacccttataagaaatgttttgttcgtctctccaactgacgtgtgATCTCActttagttggagaggggaacaaaacattctttataaaggtgtgaaagcctctccctaatagaagCATTTAAAAATGGTGAGGCTGAaagtgatacataacggactaaagcggacaatatctgttaccAAGACCaaagatgatgagatgagatgCGTCGACGCGTATGAGCCTAGAGTAGGGATAAGGTCGGGCCATATAACTTgacctagtgtagaggcaagttgACTAGAGTTGcagatgattgaacatgcacacaTGAGTAGTTTGTGTGGTGGAACAAGCTTAGATTCGGTACGAGTTGTGTTCGTTGGCAAAGGAAAACCTCACCTAAGATATGACGAAGTCGCAAAGCTAGGTGAGAAATGTGAATGAGACTTGAATTCTCCTTAAGACTtgtcgtgagcgtgtcaaaGATCATGATGTCGCAcacaagttttaaaatttttaatttcataaataatagatcatttaattcatatttaatattccTTTGGGCTTTCAGTTGGGCAAACATTGGGCCGTGGCCTCAATTGTTTAGAAATGGGCCGATGGTGTAAAATGGGGAGCCCAATATGAGCAAGCGTACGGCCCAAAGAACTCTAGAAGGGAATGTATGAGAAGCTTTCTCCCCATACTCTTAAATCATATCATTAAAGTGTTTCAAAACCCTCGcaataaaacatgaaaattttcatgcaaaatcaaaacaatagTGAAAGATGTTCGAAAGACACGTTCTTGCACTATCGTGCACGAGATCATGATCGGGCATCATACGACCTTTGTAGCCTGGTCATATGGTGTGTAATTGTGCGAGTGTGCGACTGTCATCCAAAAAATCATATCTCATTCACcatttttacaaaaatgaagTTTTCCCAACTTCTAAAATTTGACCAAAATGTTACCATATGCATGTTAAGAAGGTCGGAATGTATGTGCATCACTTTCATGTAGAAGTGAGTATTACTTTCACGTAACGATCCTAAGTACATCACTTTCACTCATGTTGAACCTCTACAAGATCTatagaaaagaaggaaaaatttataaatatttcattaatttaaggACCCACACGAGATTcgaaatatagaaaatatcCGTTCATAAACATGATgcaacataaaaaatatttttttaagcataAAGTGTTCTCATAATACGCATGATTGTTGTCACAGCCTTACtttgaagagagtaggttgtgaccctcctTGGTAGATAAGACAAGATGGACAAGATGGCTGTcagaatttagtgcaacttattttagtttgagttagttatggaatatatgatattcgtaatcttgaagaatatattagttaggaaatatatgttagatattcgtaatcagttaaatttgaatagtagtatattttactttattatcaagatttagttagtttatattttattggtagatattatttagtattttgtatcttatttaaaggttgggaatatcaatgaagattgaacattcgatcccaattatatttctcattcttaaatcTGTACTCTTTtattgagtaataatattttcatatctactcacacttttgagtggtagatattgcgtcagttggtatcagagccaagttggtacggtttgatattattactcaacgagaTGAATGGTGGAAGTGCTTCTATGGGTATAGCTATGGAAAAGCTTGTTGTCAATAACTATAGTTATTGGAAGTTATGCATGGAAGCTTATCTAGAAGGGCAAGATTTGTgggatttaattgaaggtgatgaCACAGAAATTCCAGCAGATACTCCAAAGAATGCTGAATTACGCCGACAGTGGAGGATCAAATGCGAAAAAGCCTTATTTACCTTGTGAACTTTGATTAGCAAGGAGtatattgatcatgttcgtgatttaaagtcaccaaagcAAGTATGGGATAGacttcaaaagttgttcactaagaaaaataccGCTCGACtgcaatttctagagaatgaaTTAGCTATGGTAactcaaggtaatttttctgttgaagaatattttttgaaagtgaaaaatttgtattctgaaatttcagaattagatgCTGAGGAGCCAGTGAGTGAGGCTCGATTACGACGTTATCTTATTCTTGGATTACGGAAAGAGTTTATGCCCtttgtttcctcaatacaAGGGTGGGCAAATCAGCCTACAGTAATTGAACTGGAGAATCTTCTTTCCAATCAAGAAACCTTGATTAAGCAAATGACTAGCAACAACGAGTTTTCTTGAAAGTCAGAAGATGTGTTgtatgtcaaagatcaaaggagacagaattttcattcaaagcctTCATCTAGCAATGGGAATCAATTCAAAAGTGAGGAGTCGTCAAAGAATCCATTTAAAGCTTGTTACAGGTGTGGAAAACCAGGCCACTTTAAACGAGATTGTTAGGCGAAAGTGGTGTGTGATTGTTGCGGAAAGCCAGGCCATATTAAGCCAAATTGCCGAGTCAATATCCAGGAAtgagaagcaaatgttgtacatgaaagtaaaaattctTCAGATCCAATTTGGGAATACTACTTAACCACTGAGGTTCTTGATCAGCCAACAAACATGACTTCAACCGTATATCAAGATGATGTCTCTACAAgtgatcaaaattctaattccACTACTTGCGCTTCTGAATTTGATTCTCTCCAAATTTCGCCTCTGgactctctctttttctccgATGCCAATTCTGTCGCCCCTGATGACCCTTCTGTTTATTCCATAGCCTTGGATTTGGGATTCGACGAAAATGAAGTTTTCGAGCTAACCTTTGACGATTTTGATGGTCTTTACCTCCCCTCTGAGGCTGACGATTTCCTCATNAAAGTGAGGAGTCGTCAAAGAATCCATTTAAAGCTTGTTACAGGTGTGGAAAACCAGGCCACTTTAAACGAGATTGTTAGGCGAAAGTGGTGTGTGATTGTTGCGGAAAGCCAGGCCATATTAAGCCAAATTGCCGAGTCAATATCCAGGAAtgagaagcaaatgttgtacatgaaagtaaaaattctTCAGATCCAATTTGGGAATACTACTTAACCACTGAGGTTCTTGATCAGCCAACAAACATGACTTCAACCGTATATCAAGATGATGTCTCTACAAgtgatcaaaattctaattccACTACTTGCGCTTCTGAATTTGATTCTCTCCAAATTTCGCCTCTGgactctctctttttctccgATGCCAATTCTGTCGCCCCTGATGACCCTTCTGTTTATTCCATAGCCTTGGATTTGGGATTCGACGAAAATGAAGTTTTCGAGCTAACCTTTGACGATTTTGATGGTCTTTACCTCCCCTCTGAGGCTGACGATTTCCTCATCTTGGAGAATTTGGATCAAACTACCAATTCGCACGATTCGGCTACTGATGCTCCGCCCCAGCCTGACCCAAAAATAGCAGCACTGCTTGATGATGCTGATCTATCACAATTTGGTTTTGATGTTGAGGTTCAGGCAAATTTATGTGAAGAAGGGGAGGATGGTTCAACGGATAATAAGTTTAGTGTGGCTAAAGATTCTGAGAGGGCGACAGGAAGCCAGAATATTGTTAATAACAAATCTTTTGGCGACGATTTTTTTGAGAATGCAGACGTTGACCATGTGGCAGATGATGTTGATAAGCCACGAACTCGGCAGCTTTTGGATGATCGATTTCTTACACTCTTAAGTCAGGACTATGCATCTAGTGACAACGGCCACAGTGCTTGTGATGAGCATGATGGTTGGGTAGCTGAAGGAGATGAGTCCCTTGCTCAGAAGCTCAAGCATGCCCTTGGTGATCATAATAAGGATGACTTGGACCTTGACCAAGGATATAAAGCTTCTATAGATATATTGAGTGGTAAAAAAGGATCAGAAGATCAAGAGCTTTTGCAGTCTGCCAGTGATGTAATTCACCGGTGTATGGAGTATGGTGAGTCTGCACAAATTGAGATGAACTATTACTCTTTGTCATTAGAATTGGAGCAATCAAAAGCTCAGATTCAATCATTGGAGGGTCATATCGACTTGAAGCCTAGCCATGTAGATGCTTTGTATATTTTGGGTGGACTTTACATGAACTCAAATGGTGAAGGAGCTTTTATAGTTGTGGAAGCCTCAAAATTTAAGACCATTGGAGAGAAGACTGTTTTGAGATCTGAACTGTCAAATGCTCTCAAAATTAGATCTTTTCAGAAGATTACCAGATTGAATCGTTGTGATGTGGAACTTATTAAGAAGGAAATTATTGAACATGATGTGTCAGTGTCTTATTCAGGTGGTGGCGTGCATAAGAAGTCCATACGCAAGCCTAACTGGAAGAAATTCTTCGTAgattattttgttcgagagaaCGTGTTAACGCAGGATGTTGAATTGCA
Protein-coding sequences here:
- the LOC111811466 gene encoding probable WRKY transcription factor 21, which encodes MEELEEANRAAIDSCHGVLNLLAHPSPQEQGELRKNLMVETGEAVFKLKKVVSLLNSGFGYAKVRRFKNIPLPLPQKFLLDPPNNGLNGKISVFLGNPDLEMDQNHKNSLKIHKQAAPSLNFSFPQQQQQQRKQAEMMFLRSNSGMNMNFDASKCTLTMSSARSFISSLSMDGSVADGSSFHLIGPSSTMSGDNKRRFSGRGDEGSLKCGSTGKCHCSKKRKHRVKRSIKVPAISNKLADIPSDDYSWRKYGQKPIKGSPHPRGYYKCSSMRGCPARKHVERCLEDPSMLIVTYEGEHNHPKMSTQSAHT